The following are encoded together in the Flavobacterium sp. TR2 genome:
- a CDS encoding DUF2062 domain-containing protein has translation MKSQQELLSSINFCVIVPTYNNQKTLKKVLDSILDFTTNIIIVNDGSTDSTGEILKSYSQLTQIHHPKNLGKGRALRNGFRKALELDFEYAITIDSDGQHFAADIPVFLEAIQEEPNALLIGSRNMTQENVPKKSSFGNKFSNFWFKFETGIKLDDTQSGFRLYPLRLLPKRFYTNKFEFEIEVIVRAAWKGVAVKNIPIQVLYDPAERVSHFRPFQDFTRISILNTVLVTNALLYIKPRDFFRRAKKKGFKKFFLEDILESNDSNFKKSAAIALGIFIGLSPFWGFQTVLLFTFAALFRLNKVIAYLTSNVSFPPFIPFIIYASLQVGSVFVSSDAPLVLDSSITLDDIQKNATQYIVGSLILASVSALSVGFISYLLLTAFSSKNKPN, from the coding sequence ATGAAATCACAGCAAGAATTACTCAGTTCGATTAACTTTTGCGTTATTGTGCCCACTTACAATAACCAAAAAACGCTAAAAAAAGTACTGGATTCTATTTTAGATTTCACCACAAATATTATTATTGTCAATGACGGTTCAACCGATTCAACTGGCGAAATTCTAAAATCATATTCGCAGCTGACGCAGATTCATCATCCTAAAAATTTAGGAAAAGGACGAGCGCTAAGAAACGGATTTAGAAAAGCGCTTGAATTGGATTTTGAATACGCCATCACGATCGATTCTGACGGACAGCATTTTGCAGCCGATATTCCTGTTTTTTTGGAAGCAATTCAAGAAGAGCCAAACGCTCTTTTGATTGGAAGCCGAAATATGACACAGGAAAATGTTCCGAAGAAAAGCAGTTTTGGAAACAAGTTTTCTAATTTCTGGTTCAAATTCGAAACTGGAATTAAGCTAGACGACACACAATCAGGATTCAGGTTGTATCCGCTTCGATTGCTTCCAAAACGTTTTTATACCAATAAATTTGAATTTGAAATCGAAGTTATTGTACGCGCAGCATGGAAAGGAGTTGCAGTAAAAAACATTCCGATTCAAGTTTTGTATGATCCTGCAGAAAGAGTTTCGCACTTTCGTCCATTTCAAGATTTTACCCGAATCAGTATTTTAAATACGGTTTTGGTAACTAATGCTTTGCTGTACATAAAACCTCGAGATTTCTTTCGCCGAGCAAAAAAAAAAGGTTTTAAAAAATTCTTTTTAGAAGATATTTTAGAAAGCAACGATTCTAATTTTAAAAAATCGGCCGCAATTGCTCTTGGTATTTTTATCGGACTTTCTCCTTTCTGGGGATTTCAAACCGTATTGCTTTTTACGTTTGCCGCCCTATTCAGACTCAACAAAGTCATTGCTTATCTTACTTCAAATGTAAGTTTCCCGCCTTTTATTCCGTTTATAATTTATGCTTCATTGCAAGTTGGAAGTGTTTTTGTGTCGAGCGATGCGCCACTGGTTCTAGACAGTTCAATCACACTCGACGATATTCAAAAAAATGCTACCCAATATATCGTAGGAAGTCTTATTTTAGCATCCGTTTCAGCGCTATCAGTTGGCTTTATCAGCTATCTGCTTTTAACGGCTTTTAGTTCTAAAAACAAACCGAATTAA